DNA from Candidatus Ishikawaella capsulata Mpkobe:
TAGTAATAGATGTTATTAAATATGATTTTTATGAATGCTAGATTAGTGATATATTTACTGTCTGTTATTCCGGTTTAGAATTGGGTAACTTACAAGCAATCCATAATGTTATAAGAGAGGTTAACAAACCTACTATAAATACTCTATGAAGAGATAACGCTACTTGACTGACCACTTTTTCTAGATCATTTATAGATAATAAATGTCGATAATCTACTGATATAATCTGCTTTATAGGATCGTGTATTTCAGGCAAAAGCCGTACGAGATTGTAATGAAGTACTGCTCCCATTAATGCTGTTCCTAGTGCCGAACCAAAAATACGACTAAACATTATAGAAGCAGTACAAATACCACGCACATTCTGATGGGTATGATTTTGCACTGATACGACAAAAGTCGTACTAATAGTTCCCATACCCATTCCAACAATAAATGTCTTTAATCCCAATTGTATTAATGAAGTTTTTGTATTTATTAATACTAGTAGAATACTACCAGTAATGAGTAATACAGAACCTATCTGAGCACTAAAACGATATGAGGTATTGTGCATTAAAGGACCACTTAAGTTACTAGCTAATGACCATCCTATAGACATCATTGCAAGTATTAATCCTACGTTTACTAATGTACCATTTGCAATTCCTTGAATCCAAGTGGGGAGAAAAGAAGTAACTCCCATCATGACTACACCAATAATTACGTTGCCAATATTACACAAGTAAATAGCACTATTTTGCCATATAATATATGGAAATACAGGTACCTTAGCAGTTTGTTCATTATGTTTAAACATTAAACCTGCAACTAGTGATATTATCAACAATAATAACATCCAATATCCTAATTGGTTATTTTGTAACACCGCAATTAACAAGGAACTAATACATACTACTAACAACAAACATCCGGATAAATTTAAATGATCTATTTTAGTAACTTTATAATCCGGTAACCAATATATTAATATTAATATAGCAACCAAACCAATAGGAACATTAATTAAAAACACAATCGACCACTTGAAATTGTGTAATAACCAAGCACTTATTAAGGGACCTATTATAGCTGATATTCCCCAAACTGTAGACGTCATACCTTGTAGACGAGCTCTTTGTGTGACACGATAAAGATCGGCAATAATAGTAACACTTAAGGGCATTATAGCTCCAGCTCCTAATCCCTGAAATGCTCGACAACATATTAAGCCGACAATTGTATTGCATAAACTACATGATACAGATCCTGTAAGAAAAATAGAAATACCTATTATAAAGATTATTTTACGTCCTAACATATCTGCTAATCGACCATAAAGAGGTATACTTACCGCTTGTGTTAGAAGATAAACGCAAACAATCCATCCAAAATTAACAAAAGCACCCATCTTAGTTATAATCGTGGGCAATGCTGTAGACACAACAGTTACTTCAACAGAAGACATAAATACTGTGAGCAGACATGCAATTAAGATCCAACGACGATCTCTATCTTTTAACTGAAGATATGGGTTGTTATTCATTTTTTTGCCTTGTTCAGAGCTAGTAATACAATATATATATGTTTATTTTATATCGCTAATTATAGTAATAATATTTGTTTAACTATTATCAGAAAAATTATACAACTTCCATTATAGCAATATATTAATTATAAGTGCATATCTAATAAATATATAAGCATAATAAACTATAAAAATTTTTTAATTA
Protein-coding regions in this window:
- a CDS encoding MFS transporter gives rise to the protein MNNNPYLQLKDRDRRWILIACLLTVFMSSVEVTVVSTALPTIITKMGAFVNFGWIVCVYLLTQAVSIPLYGRLADMLGRKIIFIIGISIFLTGSVSCSLCNTIVGLICCRAFQGLGAGAIMPLSVTIIADLYRVTQRARLQGMTSTVWGISAIIGPLISAWLLHNFKWSIVFLINVPIGLVAILILIYWLPDYKVTKIDHLNLSGCLLLVVCISSLLIAVLQNNQLGYWMLLLLIISLVAGLMFKHNEQTAKVPVFPYIIWQNSAIYLCNIGNVIIGVVMMGVTSFLPTWIQGIANGTLVNVGLILAMMSIGWSLASNLSGPLMHNTSYRFSAQIGSVLLITGSILLVLINTKTSLIQLGLKTFIVGMGMGTISTTFVVSVQNHTHQNVRGICTASIMFSRIFGSALGTALMGAVLHYNLVRLLPEIHDPIKQIISVDYRHLLSINDLEKVVSQVALSLHRVFIVGLLTSLITLWIACKLPNSKPE